A genomic segment from Cyanobacteriota bacterium encodes:
- a CDS encoding bile acid:sodium symporter family protein: MESNFLTAVFLPLALFIIMLGMGLGLTVSDFKRVLTEPKLVLVGLLAQLVILPLVGFGLARLFPLSRELAVGVVILAASPGGPTSNLITYLVQGNVALSITLTAVSSLITVFTIPLVVNWGMQVFMQADATLQLPLLATIMQIAVITVIPVSLGMVIRHYAPKVAARVETGVKWLSLFFLAVIITGLLLKERANLASFFLQVGGVTLTLNVLTMALGYGLGCLARLDHSSIKAITVEVGIQNGTLAIAIASAPTLLNNPNMAIPAAIYSLLMFATSAGFAWLMRLQSPPAEL; the protein is encoded by the coding sequence ATGGAGTCTAACTTTCTTACAGCGGTGTTTCTTCCCCTTGCCCTGTTCATCATTATGTTGGGCATGGGATTAGGGCTAACCGTCAGTGACTTTAAGCGGGTATTGACGGAACCTAAGCTAGTGCTAGTCGGATTGTTGGCTCAATTGGTGATCTTGCCACTGGTAGGGTTTGGCTTGGCAAGGCTCTTTCCCCTCTCGCGTGAATTAGCAGTAGGAGTCGTCATTCTAGCGGCTAGCCCAGGCGGGCCTACCTCTAATCTCATCACCTACCTGGTGCAGGGCAATGTAGCATTGTCTATTACGCTAACAGCCGTAAGCAGTTTGATTACAGTGTTTACTATTCCCCTAGTGGTGAATTGGGGAATGCAAGTCTTTATGCAGGCTGATGCAACACTGCAACTGCCACTACTGGCGACGATTATGCAAATTGCGGTGATTACGGTAATTCCTGTGAGTCTGGGGATGGTGATTCGTCACTATGCCCCCAAGGTTGCGGCCAGGGTGGAAACAGGGGTAAAGTGGCTATCTCTCTTTTTCCTTGCCGTGATCATCACAGGCTTATTGCTAAAGGAAAGAGCCAATCTAGCCAGTTTCTTCTTGCAGGTAGGTGGTGTAACGTTGACGCTGAATGTGCTCACCATGGCGCTGGGCTATGGGCTGGGGTGTTTAGCCCGCCTGGATCACTCTAGCATCAAGGCTATCACTGTGGAAGTGGGCATTCAAAATGGGACGTTAGCGATCGCCATTGCCAGTGCCCCCACACTGTTAAATAATCCAAACATGGCGATTCCGGCGGCTATCTACAGTCTGTTAATGTTTGCCACGAGTGCAGGTTTTGCTTGGTTGATGCGCCTACAGTCTCCTCCAGCAGAACTCTAA
- a CDS encoding molybdenum cofactor biosynthesis protein MoaE — MLVSPSASLVHPCDDVAITLAPLSLNEVYALADDPANGAIVVMSGMVRNQTDGKPVVALEYQAYEPMAIAVFRQIAQHIRLTWTDVNRVVIHHRVGRLQVGDISVLVAVGCPHRAEAFAACQYAIDTLKHNAPIWKKEHWADGSSSWVSIGACEDNSLP, encoded by the coding sequence GCTTGTCTCCCCCTCTGCTAGCCTCGTCCATCCCTGCGACGATGTGGCCATCACCTTGGCACCATTATCCCTTAATGAAGTCTATGCCCTAGCCGATGACCCAGCCAATGGCGCGATCGTCGTCATGAGTGGCATGGTGCGCAACCAAACCGATGGCAAACCTGTAGTCGCATTGGAATATCAAGCTTATGAGCCGATGGCGATTGCTGTGTTTCGCCAGATTGCCCAGCACATTCGCCTCACGTGGACAGATGTAAACCGGGTTGTGATTCATCATCGGGTAGGACGCTTACAGGTCGGAGATATCAGCGTGCTAGTAGCAGTAGGTTGTCCCCATCGGGCTGAAGCCTTTGCTGCTTGTCAGTATGCGATCGATACCCTAAAGCACAATGCCCCCATCTGGAAAAAGGAGCATTGGGCTGATGGGTCTAGCAGTTGGGTGAGTATTGGTGCCTGCGAAGACAACTCCCTGCCATGA